Part of the Triticum aestivum cultivar Chinese Spring chromosome 4D, IWGSC CS RefSeq v2.1, whole genome shotgun sequence genome is shown below.
GTTGCAAAACCATGCTAAAAAATGTACTTCCGTCTTGGTAGCTTGCTCTGAGATTGGCCAAATAGAGTTGCAGTTGTATTTGCTAGAAAATCGGCATATATTTGCGCGATTGACCTAAGCGTTtattgaaaatagttcatcacattgCATGCTGCCAGAGTAGACCTCTTGCTAGCGGAAGTACAGTCCTCATTGTAGGTTCCTCTGTGTATTTGCGAATCGATTGCTCCAAAGCGCTCATCCGAGAGGGACGTGATGTCCTGTCAGGTGGCGCACTGCTCAGCCGTAACCTGCACTTTTCCAAGCATTCATTATTCAGACTACGAGTTCTTTTTTGACAAGATTCAGACTACGAGTTCTAGTACAAGAGTAATATTCAGCCTATTAGTTCTACTGCATCAATACTAACAGTATAGTGAATGCGGTTATGACTGTTAAACTGGGCACCACTACAGATGGGCTGCAAACACACAGCTCACTATTTGAATTTGATCTTTTTTGCAAGCGATTATTTGAAACTAAGCCAATTTACTGACAAAACATGTGCACTGGAGACGAACTTGCAGTCACAGTCAAACAAAATACAGACCATCCACAGGTGAGTTTGTGTTCAGACCTTTTTGTCCACCCAGGTGCCTCTAGATTGACTCTGTGAGTGCGCCGACCTCGTCGGAGATGCATCCGAACGACGGTGGACCCCAACTCCTGCCCTACCAGTCCCATCGCCGCCGAGCTGCTGAGCGCATCTAGACCCAGCATTCGAGTCTGCAAGGGCGGAAAGGCGGCTCCGTTGTTGGGCAGAAAGACCAGAGGAACCGGATCTGGGATAATCAAGATTGTCGGCAAACTCCTCTCGTAATGGGAACCTGCAAGAAGATAGCAATGGCCGCTCCAAGGTCCGTTTGTTAGGTTTCTTCTACAGGCAAGGCAGCAAGCAGAACAAATCCTCGAAAACCATTTGCAGATCTGCGGGAACTAACCTGTCAACGGCAAGCCCAGAATCCTCCATTATCCCCCTGGCCACCGGTGCAGAACCAGCGCCGCCGCAAGGACTACCAGTCCCACGTTCAACAAACGGCTCGGTTGTGCACTACCGTCCTGTACACCTTATCTGATCCCTGGCTCATTTGGCCTTCTAACGATCTGTTCCACGGACCAGAGTACCCGTGCGCGGACGCCGTCCCACCCATACGTTCAGGGCCCAATTAAAGAACTACTTACGTACCGTATTCCAACGTACGCCCCTTTTTCCAAACTCTGCGTCAGATGCGTCAGAACGGATTGTGCAGATCCCGAGCCAGGAATGGATGCCCACGATTTTGGGTGCATCTGGGCTCGGGCACCAAATCGCCATGTCCAGTTTCATTGCTTTTTTTGCTTTCTGAAAAGATACTGAGGTTCAACCTTTTCAGCTCAAGTATTCTATTGTACTAAATAAGATAGTTTTTTGGAAAGGATAAATCACTAACTAAACTCCTAAAGattctataaataaataaaaaatgaactCCTGACTACTCAATTAGAAACAAATTTTGCAGAGCTAGAAGAACTTCATTGCCATGAATTAGTGAATGACCAGATTTTATTTCCTACCCAAGTATGAAGAATCAACAATGGTCATTAATCTCCACGGTCAGAGATATAGAGTACTGTTATAACCGGCATATTAGGGACTTAGCCCAGTTAGTTGTGGCCCagtttatcttatcgttattaggggcttagcccaattatcttattaggaggatcatataaactcgtgtaaggacctgttttgggattaagcaagaagcaatcatatttgctcggcttccttagggagccgggagacctaaccctagccgccgcccctgctctctctctctctctctcgcgcgcgcgcgcgcacgcaacGACGGCACCCCAGCGCCGGCGACCACGCCTTCCTCCACGCCATCCctccttccacccctacaacctgagaccacgccctggtagggatcctgttcctaccaatttggtattagatagccctcgccgccgcccacccAGACCCTCCCGCTGCCGACCGCGACGACCGCCCCGATGGCCACCACGGCCAGCGCCCCGCTCTTTGCCAGTGCCGGTCACCTCCGccgcgcccgtccccgtcgtcTTCACCCCGGAGATGACGGCCGCCATCCGGGATCTCGCCCAGGCGGTCACGGGCATCTACACGTTCCTCGCGAGATCCTACGGGCCGCAGCCGCCTGTGCCCttcgccaccgccccgccgccgcagcagccgccATCCTCGGcgacccccgtcgccgccgccatacAACAGCTGCCGTGGCAACCGCCACCAGCGACGAACCCCGGCGCCTCCACCATGCAGCAGGGGCAacaactgcagccgccgccaccggcgaccGCAGCCCTGGGCATCCCGACGACGGGCCCGGGGTGCCCATCCACCAGGTCCGGCTTCCCCCGTCGCCGTCTCCGTTACCGGCCTGGCTCGCTGGGTCCCTTGAGCCGGTCTACACGACGGCCTCGGTCGGGCCGCACGTGCTGCCCCCGCCGGCGACGCACCCGGCCATGCAGCTTGGCGGGTCCTCGGGCTCCGCCGAGCCATTCGCCAGCGTCGATGGGCCCCTGTTCCAGGGCAGCACCCTGATGCCCGCCTACTCGGCCCCATCATCCTCGCTGCTCCATGTTGACGAGGAGCACCCGCCCGTCGTCCACGTCCAGACGCCGCCGAGATTCTCCAAGCTGGAGTTTGCGACCTACGACGGCACCGTCGACCTCCTGAATTGGCTCAACCAATGCGACCAATTTTTCAGGGGACAGCGCACGCTCGCGTCCGACCGCACCTGGATCGCCTCGTATCATCTCCGGGGAGCCGCGCAGACGTGGTACTACGTCCTCGAACAGGACGAGGGTGGCATGCCACCATGGGAGCGCTTCCGCGATTTGTGCCTCTTGCGCTTCGGTCCGCCTATACGCGGGAGCCGTCTGGCGGAGCTTGGGCGTCTTCCGTTCCTCACCTCGGTGCAAGACTTCGCCGGCCGCTTTCGGGCACTGGCGTGCCACGCCCCCGGCGTTTCGGCTCGTCAACGGGCTGAGCTCTTCGTCGGCGGCATACCggaccacatccgcgtggacgtggagatGCACGGGCGAcaggacctccagacggccatgtactacgcccgcgcgttcgagcgtcGCGCGATGGCCATCCAGCAGGCGCCACCGCCCCGGGCCGCTGGGCCGCCACCCTGGCCGGAAGTTCCCGCGCAGGGTTGGCCTGCCCAAGCTTTCGCGGCGCCCCTCGCCGCAGCTGCGGcacgcccgttccgccggctcaccccggccgagcaactcgagcgtcgccaccaagggttgtgcttcaactgcgacgagccctacgtaCCGGGCCATGTCTACccacgactcttctacctggaggctgcagactacattgaggaggaccccgccgccgccgggctcggcgaccagcccgcccCAGTTGACGCAGAGGTGTTTGGCGACCATTGATCTTCCCCGCCTtccaactcgaggacgagctgtttgtgcaggcggggagagattttatgaccggcatattaggggcttagcccagttagttgtggcccagtttatcttatcgttattaggggcttagcccaattatcttattaggaggattacataaactcgtgtaaggacccgttttgggattaagcaagaagcaatcatatttgctcggcttccttagggagccgggagacctaaccctagccgccgcccctgctctctctctctcgcgcgcgcgcatGCAACGACGGCGCCCCAGCGCCGAGGACCACGCCTTCCTCCATGCCATCCctccttccacccctacaacctgaGACCACGCCCTGGTAGGGATCCGGTTCCTACCAAGTACATACCAATCTAGTATAATTTTAGGAGCACGTTTTCAGTTAGTCTAACAACAACGGGGCCTTCCTCTGCCTGGCAGCCAGCAATATCTTGAAGAATTTGTAATCCCCATCTTACAAGGATTAATAGGTTAGGTGAACATGGTATAAATCTCCTATGTATGTAGTGTAGAATCTACAATTTCAGGATACACTTTTTTTCCTTGAATCGAATGAATTCTCAACATATAAGGAAGATGCCCACAGAACATGGTTTGAACCGAACAATGTGCATTTACTCAAGCTGAAGGTAATTGCATAGTAACCAAACACTGGACCGCTAATCCTTGTCCGATTTTTCTTATCATCTGTCCTTAAAATGGTTGCTTCACCACACAAAACTATTAAGTTCTCATTATCTTCACAGCTATATCTATCTACAGCATATGGTGACCTACAGACAATAAAAGATTTAGagcaaaaaaacaatcaacaaaGCATGCAAAAAAATCTCACAAAACTATGCAAACACGTCTTAGATTTAAAAAGGGATGTAGGTTTAGATTAATTAAGGCCATGAACAATCACCTTGTTGTTGAAAGATCTGAAGAAAACAATTGCTGAGAAAATGAAATGCTTCCAGGATTTCATACCAAAAACTAACCTTTTCTATACGAATATATGCACTGTGTTGACAAGCTGCTTTGCCAAATTTGGACAAACTGCCAAAATGAGACAAAAAAAACTAATCTACCAATGAGTTTGGTCGAATTTGGTGTAACCTTGGGCATCCTACTTCACACATTAATATATATAATTCAGCACTATAGAAGGAATGTTCAATGTTATCCTCCAAACAATATTCAGTTAATTCTATTTGCCATGATGATAATTCTGTACCTGGACATTACTCGGCACACCAAAGTTCTCCATTCGGGCTCTTCTTCTCCGCACGGGACATGGATATGAGCACCTAATTTTCTTGGTCCTATCTCTTCTTTCTCAGATCTGCAAATATCATGTTCAGGAAATCCACATATTAGTAATTTCAGAGATGTTCAGCCAACAATCCAATTATATATGTGCATGTATGTTTATACACCTAGCCAAAAATCTAAGAAGAGCAAATTAAGAATCTGAATGCCCAATGAAAATTAAGCTTGGATTGAAAGTCCCCTTCTATTCCATTTGGAATCTGCTCTCTTTACCTCTCCCTATCCCACTCCCACTACCACACATGCATCACACAACACAGAGATAGAGGAGCACCTGGTTGGGAAGGAAGACGTCTAGCACCAGGACTCCGTCATACCCGAGAAAGGCACCGTCTTGGGATCACTAGCGACGGCTGTACATTGCGCCGCGGAAGATTGATGAAGGACAGTGCTGAAAACCGGAGGAGCGCGACGAAGGACCTCCAAACCGTGTCTCCAGCTACAATGCTCCCAACAGAGGGATGGCGTTGAGGACGCCGCCATCGTGTCGATCCTGTGAATCAAGAATTTCGCCTGGAGACCACAACCAACAACCCCGGCCAGCAACAACCTAGCATCAGTGGCGAGGAGCCTGGAGACGTCTAGCATCAGCGGCGAGGAGCGTGTCCTGAACCTCCACCAACAACCCCGGCCAACAGCCACCAGTCACCTGGGCAAGGACCATGCACGCCACAGTGGTCGTCACCCGCTCCAGGGGACATCCACGCCCGGCCCCAACCCCACAGGCTCCGCCCGAACTTGAGCAGGTCGACCCGTCCCTCCGCCCTCCACTCCGACGCCAGCGCCACCGGGAAGACACCACCGCACGCCCCAACGCAGAGGAAGCCGACCGACCGCTGCTTGCCAGGAGCACCTTCCTGGCAGAGCCTCACAGCGCTGCAGCCTGTACAGCCGAGatctcgcgccgccgcctccaggTCGCGCCGACGCGCCACCCAGCTCCGCCGCCGGCAGCCTCCCCTCCAGAGCCCGCCTCTCCTCCACGAGCCACGGCTCACGACGCAGCCTCGCGCCGCCGGTCACCCGCCAGCAGCACCTCCCAGGGGACGGCCCGCCTCCGCGCGAAGGGAGCCCGTCAGGGACTCAGGGAGTGCCTCCAGCACCCACCGCCGGCGCCGCGGCCGGAGAGGGTAGATCATGCCGCCTCTATGCCTAGGGTTTGGAGTCCTCCGGGGCCGCTCGCGCGAGAGACCCGGGGCTGGGAGGGGAGGTTGTGGGGGGTATTCCGCCTCAATACCGCAAGCGAGCGCAGCCATTGCCGCCGCCTAAGCGAATCCATCATCCATCAAATACTATCAAACACTCATAGAAAAGAAAATGGAAGGGCCGTCGCAAAACGATTCACTAATGACACATATTAATATTTATTTAGTTAACAAAAAACCCACCTTTCCGTTCCGTAATTCGCATTTCGTATACTACTACTATATATATTGGACAAGAAAAAGACCTGTATCCTATTATTAGAAATCGCAGCTCCCTCCCCGAAACAATAGAGGAAAAAAGAAAGATCCCCTTGCTGTAGGGCCGGGTTCGAAATCGAAAAGAGGGTTGTCGCCCGCCTCCTACCTGCCGCTGCTGGTGCCAATGCCAGGCCCGCTCCGGTTCCTGCCACGGCCGCTGCAAGCGGCGGGCAACTCGGCCGCGCCCGCGCATGGAGCCTGCAAGGATGGGCGGCCTTTCCCGGCAAAGAACTCGTTCGTCGACAAGACTGTGAAGGAGGAGCACGCGGCGGAGAAAGACGCCTCCCGGGATGCAGCGGGACGGCTTTCCCCGGCGAGAGCTTCCTCTCTCGGCAAACTGTCCGCGCAAGAAGACTCGGAGAATGCAGTCGGAGGGCCTTTTCCGGCGAGGAGCTCGTATCTCGACACAACTGTGAAGCAGGAGCATGCAGCAGCGGTGAAAGAAGCTTCCGTTGACATCATCAAGAACGTACCTGCCAAGGTTGGACGTGACGCCTCGGCGGACGCCCTGGAATCGCCTTCTCCGCCGGAGGGCCCGGGCCTCGCTCTCCCAGGCGCCTTCGGCGTCCTCGCCaccaccagcggcggcggcggcaatgtcGGCGCGCCTCCGGCTCCCACGAGCGGCTCTTCCCCAATGAACGCTCCTGCGGGTGATGCCAAAGTGCTCCCACTTTATCACCGAGGTGAGGTTTCTTGGAAGATTTCAGTTCTGCTACTGCCTACTGCTCTTTTTCCTGTTCAATGTTGACTGATGCCAACGTGTACCACGCGTAGTGTATAGATGATACTCCTTGCCCTGTTTGACGTAGTGGAGTAGTAGCAACTTGCCCTGTTCCATACCTTGTCGAGTCGACCCATGATAAGTTTATTTCTCTACTGTTCTTTTCCCTGCTGGATGTTGACTGAACAAGAATTTGATCCTCGGCGTCCAGCTTGGTGTTTGAGGGTGGTGTAGTTTTTACAAAACTTGCCCTGTTCGATGCccctttttttttgttcttttcccTGCAATGTTTGAGGGTGGTGGAGATGATACTAGTAATTTTATTCTGCCATTATTGCTTTTGCATGTTCGATGTTGAGAATTTGATCATGCCTTGTTGATGTAGTAGATGATTCTTGTAATTTTATTCTGCTAGTAGTAGATGATACTTGTAATTTTATTCTCCTAGTATTGTTTTGCCCTATTCGATGTTTACTGAATGCTAATTTGGTCCTTCCTTGTTGATTGATGATAATTTTATTACGCAACTGTGTTATTATGCCTTGTTCGAGGTAGACTGAACTACTAGTACTATAGATGTTAATTTATTCTGTGGTTGGGCTGCTTGGTCCGACGCTGACTGCTATAAATTATACTAATTGCATTCTTCATCTGTGCTCTCTGCAGTGCCCCCCAAATTGAAGAAGTATTTCCTATCCGAAGAAGAAAAAGACAGTGTTGTGCCATTCATGCAGCACTGCAAATCAATTCAGCTTGTAGATAAGACCATAGCCCCTGGATCAACTCTCGAGTTGGAGTCTGCAACCCCCTCTTGCTTGGAAATTATGAGAGAAGCCGCGTCAGTTTTTGGTGAGATGCATAAGAAAGCAAAGAAGAGCTTGAAGGGTAAATTCACCATCCATGATCTCTATGTCACAGAAACCGGGCATATCAAACTCGGAGGCAATCTGAATTTGAGCACCAAGACGACCTCCAGAGCAAACCGGGATTGGAACACATTGGCAAGAGAGCTGCGAAGAGATGTGTTTCATGAAGGCGAACCTCTCGAAATCTCCGTCTGGCTGAATCTGATGGCGTCTGAGTCGGCAGCCGCACGAGAGCTCACCAAAAGGTGTCATTCAAGCTTGATGTCTCCGTGGAACAAGATATCGCTCTTCAATTGATGCATAAGAGGCTCTGGGTTCTTGAGAGGAAGGATGAAGAAAAATTCAAACGGATAATCCGCGGGCTTCCTTATGCTTGCAACTGGAAGCACTTGGCGAAGAGCAACAGCTATCTGTATGAGGTGTACTACAGCGAAGATGAGCATGGAAATAGGAAGTCTTTCTATGCCGAGGACATCAAG
Proteins encoded:
- the LOC123098510 gene encoding uncharacterized protein, encoding MVAKHLCVNWGGLVAEPGGGGVLLNVVCSLQVEESWVDMARYVGLVAVEAQPLVATLELLGRGEPAERACRSCGEGRRESLGRPTLRGNFRPGWRPSGPGRWRLLDGHRATLERAGVVHGRLEVLSPVHLHVHADVVRYAADEELSPLTSRNAGGVARQCPKAAGEVLHRGEERKTPKLRQTAPAYRRTEAQEAQIAEALPWWHATLVLFEDVVPRLRGSPEMIRGDPGAVGRERALSPEKLVALVEPIQEVDGAVVGRKLQLGESRRRLDVDDGRVLLVNMEQRG